A window of the Vigna angularis cultivar LongXiaoDou No.4 chromosome 3, ASM1680809v1, whole genome shotgun sequence genome harbors these coding sequences:
- the LOC108344157 gene encoding uncharacterized protein LOC108344157 has translation MQRVGNARNANNSNRPRKEKRLSYVVNNADDTKHSAGINCLSLLKSAPSDGFDYLFTGSRDSTLKRWALVDDIPSFSANFESHVDWVNDVVLVSDNVLVSCSSDTTIKTWNALSNGTCTRTLRRHKDYVTCLATAEKDNTVVASGGLGGEVFIWDIEAALAPVAKCNGTMDGDNSNGANASGNSLPVTTILRKNISMDTTQTQEYTPIGVKGYKESVYALAMNEAGTLLVSGGTEQVVRVWDPRSGSKTSKLKGHTDNIRALVLDSTGRFCISGSSDSRIRLWDIGQQRCIHSYVVHTDSVWALACTSTFSHVYSGGRDLSVYLTDLQTRESALLCTEENPILQLALHDDNIWVTSTDSSVHRWSAEGRNPRKIFQRDNSLLTGNLSLSRVRVSVEESTPVPVYKQPTLTIPGIPAMVQHAVLDDKRHVLTKDTSGSVKLWEVTKGALVEDYGNVSLEEKQEDLLEKVNNIPPWFTVDTRFGCLSVHFDSPQCFSAEMSSADLNIVGKPKDDKVNMGQETLKGLFADWLRKRKQRMECAAPSNGELLPGKDIGIRSHTTSRMDGSSETNAMVYPPFQFSDISLLSIITEGSRGGQWGKKLTHLDGTEDEKDFPGWFLECVLNNSLPSSNENTK, from the exons ATGCAACGCGTTGGTAATGCGAGGAACGCAAACAATTCAAATCGACCACGGAAGGAGAAGAGATTATCGTACGTGGTGAATAATGCTGATGACACAAAG CATTCTGCAGGCATAAATTGTTTGTCTCTGCTTAAGTCTGCGCCATCTGATGGGTTTGATTATCTCTTCACTGGAAGTCGGGATAGCACTCTAAAACGATGGGCATTGGTTGACGATATTCCATCATTCTCTGCTAACTTTGAGTCTCATGTTGACTGG GTTAATGATGTTGTTCTTGTCAGTGATAATGTTCTTGTTTCATGTTCTTCAGATACAACCATTAAG ACATGGAATGCTTTGTCCAATGGAACATGTACTAGAACACTCCGCCGACACAAAGATTATGTTACTTGCCTTGCTACAGCTGAAAAAGAT AACACCGTGGTTGCCTCTGGTGGTCTTGGCGGAGAGGTCTTTATATGGGATATTGAAGCTGCACTAGCTCCAGTTGCAAAATGCAATGGTACGATGGATGGTGATAATTCAAATGGTGCTAATGCTTCAGGAAACTCCTTACCAGTGACCACCATATTAAGAAAGAATATATCCATGGACACTACTCAAACTCAAGAATACACTCCAATTGGTGTCAAAGGGTATAAGGAATCTGTTTATGCATTGGCAATGAATGAGGCTGGAACACTTCTTGTCTCTGGTGGTACAGAACAG GTTGTGCGTGTTTGGGATCCGAGATCTGGATCAAAGACTTCAAAGCTAAAAGGACATACAGATAACATCAGGGCTTTAGTTTTGGATAGTACTGGAAG GTTTTGCATATCAGGATCGTCAGACTCTAGGATAAG GCTTTGGGATATTGGTCAGCAACGTTGTATTCATTCTTATGTAGTTCATACAGATTCTGTTTGGGCTCTAGCCTGCACTTCAACATTTAGTCATGTTTACAGTGGTGGCAGAGATCTTTCA GTATACTTGACAGACTTGCAAACAAGAGAGAGTGCTTTGCTCTGTACTGAGGAAAATCCTATTCTTCAATTGGCTTTGCATGATGATAACATATGGGTTACATCAACGGACTCTTCAGTTCACAGATGGAGTGCCGAAGGACGCAACCCTCGAAAGATTTTCCAAAGAGACAATTCTCTACTAACTGGAAATTTGTCACTTTCGAGAGTACGGGTGTCAGTAGAAGAATCTACTCCT GTTCCTGTATATAAACAACCAACATTAACTATTCCTGGTATCCCTGCAATGGTACAACATGCTGTTTTGGATGATAAGAGACATGTCCTGACAAAG GATACTTCTGGTTCAGTGAAGCTGTGGGAAGTTACAAAAGGTGCTCTAGTTGAGGACTATGGAAAC GTTTCATTAGAGGAAAAACAGGAGGACCTACTCGAGAAG GTTAATAACATTCCTCCATGGTTCACAGTGGATACCAGATTTGGATGTTTGTCCGTACATTTCGACTCTCCTCAATGCTTTTCTGCTGAGATGTCTTCGGCAGATCTTAACATTGTAGGCAAGCCTAAAGATGATAAG GTTAACATGGGTCAAGAAACACTGAAAGGGCTCTTCGCTGATTGgctgagaaaaagaaagcaaagaatgGAATGTGCAGCCCCCAGTAATGGGGAGTTACTACCTGGAAAGGATATTGGTATAAGAAGTCATACAACTTCAAGAATGGATGGAAGTTCTGAGACTAATGCAATGGTTTATCCTCCGTTTCAATTCTCAGACATTTCCCTTCTTTCCATTATTACTGAGGGAAGCCGTGGAGGTCAATGGGGGAAGAAGTTAACCCATTTAGATGGTACTGAGGATGAAAAAGACTTCCCAGGGTGGTTTCTCGAATGCGTATTGAATAATTCGTTACCTTCTTCTAACGAAAATACCAAGTAA